A window of the Myripristis murdjan chromosome 15, fMyrMur1.1, whole genome shotgun sequence genome harbors these coding sequences:
- the LOC115372862 gene encoding protein FAM111A-like, protein MNPAPSVVRVKEEKETMTYRDQTRPRDTFTGQICYVFIHKTGGANTTGKKPLKHYTFRKADYLCVYAERGMTVEEAIKRDGRFIDELSNFTLHTESRSLHRGPPQAQQKPNIELPPGLLQICGPIPENGEACIIGHPAGGVKQMDPTCIMEKVKREEAADSRLKTHNATLFALYPILQNLEKRGIKNIMLGGSKVDDVVTYNTFMYHGSSGSPVFDAHCRVFGLHTAGFTYKFSNAKHSAIEFAHPLIDILKKFVMNPKRDQELLERVRKAVESIELEEVTCC, encoded by the exons ATGAATCCAGCACCCAGTGTAGTGAGAGtgaaggaagagaaggagactATGACTTACAG AGATCAAACCAGACCAAGAGACACCTTCACAGGGCAGATATGTTACGTCTTCATTCATAAAACTGGAGGTGCAAACACCACAGGAAAGAAGCCGTTAAAACATTACACTTTCAGAAAGGCTGATTATCTGTGTGTCTATGCAGAGAGGGGGATGACTGTGGAAGAAGCTATCAAAAGAGATGGTCGCTTCATTGATGAACTCAGCAACTTCACCTT ACACACTGAGAGTAGGTCCTTACACAGAGGCCCCCCTCAGGCACAACAGAAGCCCAACATAGAGCTTCCACCAGGGCTACTTCAGATATGTGGTCCAATACCTGAAAATGGTGAAGCCTGCATTATCGGTCACCCTGCAGGTGGTGTGAAACAAATGGATCCCACATGTATCATGGAAAaagtgaagagagaggaggctgcaGACAGTCGTTTAAAGACCCACAATGCCACTCTGTTTGCTCTTTACCCAATCCTccaaaatttagaaaaaagagGCATTAAAAACATCATGCTGGGTGGAAGTAAAGTGGATGATGTAGTGACATACAACACTTTCATGTATCATGGCTCCTCTGGCTCCCCAGTGTTTGATGCTCATTGCAGGGTGTTTGGTTTGCACACTGCTGGTTTTACCTATAAGTTTTCAAACGCTAAACACAGTGCAATAGAGTTTGCCCATCCTCTGATTGACATACTTAAGAAATTTGTGATGAATCCGAAGAGAGATCAAGAGCTTTTGGAGAGAGTTAGGAAAGCAGTAGAGAGCATTGAACTGGAGGAAGTGACGTGCTGCTGA